A section of the Dehalobacter sp. DCM genome encodes:
- the rbfA gene encoding 30S ribosome-binding factor RbfA, protein MSKHRAFRLAESIKAEVSKIIREDIKDPRLGFVTVTDVDVADDLRHAKIYVSVMGKEDEVTSSLEVLNKAAGYIRSELGRTISLRYFPEITFKYDQSIENGAHISKLLREVNAKGDSADGENNEE, encoded by the coding sequence ATGTCTAAGCACAGGGCTTTTCGCCTGGCTGAATCGATCAAAGCCGAGGTATCTAAAATTATTAGAGAAGATATCAAAGATCCCCGACTTGGTTTTGTCACCGTCACGGATGTGGACGTGGCCGACGATTTACGGCACGCTAAAATATACGTGAGTGTTATGGGGAAAGAAGATGAAGTAACGTCCAGCCTGGAAGTTCTGAATAAAGCAGCAGGCTATATTCGGAGTGAATTGGGGCGTACCATCAGTCTTCGCTATTTCCCTGAGATTACGTTTAAATATGATCAGTCCATCGAAAACGGCGCGCATATATCTAAACTGTTGCGTGAAGTTAACGCGAAAGGTGATTCGGCAGATGGCGAAAACAATGAGGAATAA
- a CDS encoding DHH family phosphoesterase — MAKTMRNNILHELTAKINAISEAALFSHESPDGDCLGSMLALGLALETLGKKVQFYNTGYLPGNLNFLPGADRINAVMTPEEFSGTLIFLDCAEAERASSELTEDVLKDKTIINIDHHISNNGFGTINWVDEAAATGELVYELIKELGVPISADIAVNLYTAIVTDTGRFSYSNTTVKSFQITAELYQTGIDIVKINEILFEKKSPSYMRLLQSALANLKVFHNGSAALIVLSMNDFQQSGADESMSDGLVNYARNIEGVEVAALLKEVAADKVKVSFRSSSWLDVNAIAGSFGGGGHQRASGCTVNATLQETERLIESVLGEALTRGRDH; from the coding sequence ATGGCGAAAACAATGAGGAATAATATCCTCCACGAATTAACTGCAAAAATTAACGCTATCTCCGAAGCCGCTTTGTTTTCACATGAGTCTCCCGACGGAGACTGTCTGGGTTCCATGCTGGCCTTAGGTCTGGCTTTGGAAACCCTGGGTAAAAAAGTACAATTTTATAATACGGGATATTTGCCGGGAAACCTGAACTTTCTTCCGGGAGCCGACAGAATCAACGCTGTCATGACTCCGGAAGAATTTTCGGGTACCCTTATATTTTTAGACTGTGCTGAGGCCGAGAGAGCCTCCAGCGAACTCACAGAAGACGTATTGAAGGATAAGACGATCATCAATATCGACCATCATATATCCAATAACGGTTTTGGGACAATCAATTGGGTTGACGAAGCAGCTGCCACCGGCGAGTTGGTTTATGAGCTTATTAAGGAACTTGGCGTCCCCATTTCCGCTGATATCGCCGTCAATCTCTATACCGCGATCGTTACGGATACCGGCCGGTTCAGCTACAGCAACACAACGGTAAAAAGTTTTCAGATCACAGCCGAACTATACCAGACCGGTATTGATATCGTTAAAATCAATGAGATTCTTTTCGAAAAGAAAAGTCCTTCTTACATGAGGCTGCTTCAGAGCGCGCTGGCCAACTTAAAAGTGTTCCATAACGGCAGTGCGGCACTGATCGTACTCTCCATGAATGATTTTCAGCAGTCCGGTGCGGATGAAAGCATGAGTGACGGCTTAGTCAATTACGCCCGTAATATCGAAGGGGTGGAGGTTGCTGCCTTACTAAAAGAGGTTGCAGCGGATAAGGTTAAAGTCAGCTTTCGTTCCAGTTCCTGGCTCGATGTGAACGCAATTGCCGGCAGCTTCGGCGGCGGCGGTCATCAACGCGCTTCGGGATGTACGGTCAATGCGACGCTGCAGGAGACGGAGAGGTTAATTGAATCAGTACTGGGGGAGGCACTCACACGTGGACGGGATCATTAA
- the truB gene encoding tRNA pseudouridine(55) synthase TruB encodes MDGIINVLKPIGMTSTDVVRWLTRKTKEKKAGHIGTLDPGAAGILPICLGKATRLAEYHTAQNKSYRAEITLGISTDTQDAFGQEVSRVIPQVTKEAFTATLEKFLGAIEQEPPMYSAVRKDGKHLYEYARQGIEFTREKRQVTIHSLKLIEWYEDIFPRALFDIDCSKGTYIRTLCLDIGNELGCGAHMSFLLRLDAGKFTLDNSYTLEEIARCLAAGDERFLLAPEWGLPLPAVKLPAHRLAAFKNGLSTDYSRQEIPLTTDKATVQVFCENRFIGIGTWENHVLTPSKVMV; translated from the coding sequence GTGGACGGGATCATTAATGTCCTGAAGCCGATCGGAATGACGTCTACGGATGTCGTACGCTGGCTGACCAGGAAAACAAAAGAAAAGAAAGCCGGGCATATCGGGACATTGGATCCAGGGGCTGCCGGCATACTGCCTATTTGTCTGGGTAAAGCAACCCGATTGGCCGAATATCATACCGCACAGAATAAGAGCTATCGCGCAGAAATCACCTTGGGCATTTCCACCGATACCCAGGATGCCTTCGGTCAGGAAGTATCCCGCGTCATACCCCAGGTAACAAAAGAAGCATTTACAGCAACACTGGAAAAATTTCTTGGTGCCATTGAACAAGAACCGCCGATGTATTCAGCGGTCAGAAAAGACGGCAAACACCTTTATGAGTATGCCCGTCAGGGAATCGAATTTACCCGTGAGAAGAGACAGGTGACGATCCACAGTCTGAAATTGATTGAATGGTATGAAGACATTTTTCCAAGAGCCCTGTTCGATATCGATTGCTCCAAGGGAACATATATCCGGACACTATGCTTGGATATTGGCAACGAACTGGGCTGCGGTGCACATATGTCCTTTCTCCTGCGCTTAGATGCAGGGAAATTCACGCTGGATAACAGCTACACACTGGAAGAGATCGCGCGCTGCCTTGCGGCTGGTGATGAGCGATTTCTCCTGGCACCGGAATGGGGACTGCCGCTTCCGGCGGTTAAATTGCCGGCGCACCGGCTGGCTGCCTTTAAGAATGGACTATCCACCGACTATAGCCGGCAGGAAATCCCATTAACCACAGACAAGGCCACTGTCCAGGTATTCTGTGAAAATCGGTTTATTGGGATCGGGACTTGGGAAAACCATGTTCTCACGCCAAGTAAAGTCATGGTTTAA
- a CDS encoding bifunctional riboflavin kinase/FAD synthetase: MKIFTTLPEHAAEPTVLALGNFDGVHLGHQQLLRQGLAKARELNTHFSVLLFDPHPMKVLFPERKLELLTGKDERLLLFEKMGVDQVFLLPFTMEFANTTPEEFVEKILMKIGAVHLVVGFNYSFGSHGKGTPADLQKFGQDYHFGVSIVQAQKFENKVISSSEIRRYLLHGDIAMAKEMMGRAPTLTGIVGHGDGRGRNIGFPTANLETDADQLIPKNGVYAVTSVIDGKRYGGMMNIGVRPTFKSDADKTIEIYFFDFTGDLYNKKLTIYIEARLRSEKKFSGVEAIVDQLNKDKEHAKKTLQNI; the protein is encoded by the coding sequence TTGAAAATATTCACCACTCTCCCTGAACACGCAGCGGAACCAACCGTATTGGCCCTCGGTAATTTTGACGGGGTGCATCTGGGTCATCAGCAGCTGCTGCGGCAGGGTTTGGCTAAAGCACGGGAACTGAATACCCATTTTTCTGTTCTGCTCTTTGACCCTCATCCGATGAAGGTGCTCTTCCCCGAAAGAAAGTTAGAACTTTTGACCGGAAAAGACGAACGGTTGCTCCTCTTTGAAAAGATGGGCGTCGATCAGGTATTTCTTTTGCCATTCACGATGGAATTTGCGAATACGACCCCCGAAGAATTTGTGGAGAAAATCCTGATGAAGATCGGAGCCGTCCATCTCGTTGTGGGATTTAACTATTCCTTTGGCAGCCATGGCAAAGGAACCCCAGCCGACCTGCAGAAATTCGGACAGGACTATCATTTTGGTGTCAGCATCGTCCAAGCCCAGAAATTTGAGAATAAAGTCATATCCTCCTCAGAGATCCGGCGTTATCTTCTGCATGGCGACATCGCTATGGCGAAAGAAATGATGGGGCGAGCGCCGACCCTTACCGGTATCGTCGGTCACGGCGATGGGCGGGGCAGAAATATCGGTTTCCCCACCGCCAATTTGGAAACAGATGCTGATCAGTTAATACCAAAAAATGGTGTATATGCTGTTACTTCAGTGATTGATGGCAAGCGGTACGGCGGCATGATGAATATCGGAGTCCGGCCGACATTTAAATCGGACGCGGATAAAACCATCGAAATATATTTTTTTGACTTTACCGGTGACCTGTACAACAAAAAACTGACGATCTATATCGAAGCTCGGTTGCGCTCGGAAAAGAAATTTTCCGGTGTCGAGGCGATTGTGGACCAGTTAAACAAAGACAAGGAACACGCCAAAAAAACTTTACAAAACATATAG
- the rpsO gene encoding 30S ribosomal protein S15 — protein sequence MLTPEQKKEIIAKFQQHEGDTGSPEVQIAIMTTRINELTEHFKTHKKDHHSRRGLFKLIGQRRGMLNYLKKTDFNRYRKVVTDLGLRH from the coding sequence ATGCTTACACCGGAACAAAAGAAAGAAATTATTGCGAAATTCCAGCAACACGAAGGTGACACCGGTTCGCCGGAAGTCCAGATCGCCATCATGACAACACGGATCAACGAATTGACCGAACACTTCAAAACCCATAAGAAAGATCATCATTCCCGCCGCGGTCTTTTCAAATTGATCGGCCAGCGCCGTGGTATGCTGAATTACCTGAAGAAAACAGATTTTAACCGTTACCGTAAAGTTGTTACCGATCTTGGCTTGCGTCACTAA
- a CDS encoding polyribonucleotide nucleotidyltransferase yields MTQEVLERSMQVGGRNLSFETGIIGRQAGGAIYARYGDTVISAFSTTSSKPREGIDFFPLTVDLEERFYAVGKIPGGFIKREGRPSEKATLSSRLIDRPIRPLFPEGYRNDVQISAMVMSVDQDCAPDITAINAVSAALTISDIPFLGPIAAVSVGLVDGEFVVNPSVAQAEQSKLQLTVAGTKDAIMMVEAGAKEVPEDQMLEAIMFGHEEIKKITAFIEEFREAALAVGLAKTKREVTPVVIPAEISEKVLAWGYDKMDQAIRIEEKLARQDAVEKVKAEALEVFAEEYPNDLKTVTKILDDAMHRIVRRLITHERIRPDGRATDEIRPITIEVGRLPRTHGSGLFTRGQTQVLTVATLGASGDEQIIDGLGLEDSKRYMHHYNFPAFSVGEVRPNRGPGRREIGHGALAERALLPMIPPESEFPYTLRLVSEVLESNGSSSMASVCGSTLALMDAGVPIKAPVAGIAMGLIKEDDEFAILTDIQGLEDHDGDMDFKVAGTAEGITALQMDIKIKGVNKEILAQALAQAKAGRLFILDKMLQVIPQYRPNLSPFAPRIITFGINPDKIRDVIGPGGKIIKKIVEETKVKIDIEDDGQVFIAAVDGPAGEKAAEIIRAITQDIEVGRIYKGKVVRIMDFGAFVEVIPGVLGLPGKDGLVHISQLDTNRVAKVEDVVRLGDEILVKATGIDKQGRLNLSRKEAMSQEKEQ; encoded by the coding sequence GTGACTCAAGAAGTCTTGGAACGCTCGATGCAGGTTGGAGGCAGGAACCTGTCGTTTGAAACCGGTATTATAGGTCGTCAGGCCGGTGGTGCTATTTATGCCAGATATGGCGATACCGTTATATCTGCTTTTTCTACGACCAGTTCAAAACCGCGGGAAGGGATCGACTTTTTCCCTTTAACTGTTGATTTGGAAGAACGCTTTTACGCTGTAGGGAAAATCCCCGGCGGATTTATTAAACGCGAAGGACGGCCCAGTGAGAAAGCGACGCTGTCGTCACGGCTCATCGACCGCCCGATTCGCCCCTTGTTTCCGGAGGGCTATCGCAATGATGTCCAAATTTCAGCGATGGTCATGTCCGTGGATCAGGACTGTGCCCCCGACATTACGGCAATCAATGCGGTATCTGCCGCATTGACCATTTCCGATATACCTTTCTTGGGACCGATTGCCGCTGTCAGTGTCGGACTTGTCGACGGCGAATTTGTTGTCAATCCGTCGGTTGCCCAGGCTGAACAAAGCAAATTACAGCTGACGGTTGCCGGCACCAAAGATGCCATCATGATGGTGGAAGCCGGTGCGAAAGAAGTACCGGAAGACCAAATGCTTGAGGCCATCATGTTCGGGCATGAGGAAATCAAGAAAATCACCGCATTTATCGAAGAATTCCGTGAAGCAGCTCTGGCTGTCGGACTGGCTAAAACGAAGAGAGAAGTCACTCCGGTGGTCATACCGGCAGAAATATCGGAAAAGGTACTGGCCTGGGGTTATGATAAGATGGATCAGGCGATCCGCATCGAAGAAAAACTGGCGCGCCAGGATGCCGTTGAAAAAGTGAAAGCGGAAGCGCTGGAAGTTTTTGCTGAGGAATATCCGAATGATTTAAAAACTGTCACCAAAATACTGGATGACGCGATGCACCGGATCGTTCGCAGACTGATCACCCATGAACGCATCCGTCCGGATGGCCGGGCCACTGATGAGATCCGTCCCATAACCATCGAAGTCGGACGTTTGCCGCGGACACACGGCAGCGGATTATTCACCCGGGGACAGACTCAGGTACTTACAGTCGCCACGCTGGGAGCTTCCGGAGATGAGCAGATTATCGATGGTTTAGGGCTGGAAGATTCCAAACGGTACATGCATCATTACAATTTCCCGGCCTTCAGTGTCGGTGAAGTTCGTCCGAACAGAGGACCCGGCCGCCGTGAAATCGGTCATGGCGCTTTAGCTGAACGGGCTCTGCTGCCGATGATCCCACCGGAAAGCGAATTCCCCTATACCCTACGGCTGGTTAGCGAAGTTCTGGAATCCAACGGGTCCAGCTCCATGGCTTCCGTTTGCGGCAGCACCCTGGCGCTGATGGATGCCGGTGTACCGATCAAAGCACCGGTTGCTGGGATTGCCATGGGTCTGATCAAGGAAGATGATGAGTTCGCGATCCTGACGGATATCCAAGGTTTAGAGGATCACGACGGGGATATGGACTTTAAAGTTGCCGGTACCGCAGAAGGTATCACCGCGTTGCAGATGGATATAAAAATCAAAGGCGTGAATAAAGAGATTCTGGCTCAAGCGCTGGCCCAGGCCAAAGCCGGCAGGTTGTTCATCCTGGATAAGATGCTGCAGGTCATCCCGCAGTACAGACCGAATCTTTCGCCGTTCGCACCGCGGATTATCACTTTCGGAATTAATCCGGATAAGATCAGAGATGTTATCGGACCAGGCGGAAAAATCATTAAGAAAATCGTGGAAGAGACGAAAGTCAAAATCGATATTGAAGACGACGGACAAGTCTTTATTGCCGCTGTCGACGGTCCTGCCGGTGAGAAAGCCGCTGAAATCATCCGGGCGATAACACAGGATATTGAGGTTGGCCGGATTTATAAAGGCAAGGTTGTACGGATCATGGATTTTGGGGCCTTCGTTGAAGTTATCCCCGGCGTGCTTGGCCTTCCCGGCAAAGACGGGTTAGTCCATATTTCCCAATTGGATACCAATCGTGTGGCCAAAGTCGAAGATGTCGTCCGCCTCGGTGACGAAATCCTGGTGAAAGCTACCGGTATCGACAAGCAAGGAAGACTGAACCTGTCCCGCAAGGAAGCAATGAGCCAGGAGAAGGAACAATAA
- a CDS encoding polysaccharide deacetylase family protein, whose amino-acid sequence MAKWKLTKIKFKILTLGVVFIGLMLMETRAVHVGPAGIPSPVEQIKTEEKVIALTINVDWGEEFIPAILDTLDDYQAKATFFVTGRWAQKNPEILKTIAARGHLLENHGYSHPHPDKITVAENKEEISRTETIIFDLTGKRTVFYAPPYGERGTNGLRAASDLGYVTVLWTLDTIDWRSDSTPALITQRILDPKIRYGVKPDHKGAIILMHPKENSSKALPAILKGLQDNGFRFVTMEKLVTYEKTAE is encoded by the coding sequence ATGGCGAAATGGAAGTTGACGAAAATCAAGTTTAAAATACTAACCCTGGGGGTTGTTTTTATCGGGCTGATGCTGATGGAAACCAGGGCCGTGCATGTCGGGCCGGCAGGTATCCCGTCGCCGGTCGAACAGATAAAAACAGAAGAAAAAGTAATTGCCCTTACCATCAACGTTGATTGGGGCGAAGAGTTTATTCCAGCCATATTAGATACCCTTGACGACTATCAGGCGAAAGCAACCTTTTTTGTTACCGGCAGATGGGCCCAGAAGAACCCGGAGATCCTGAAGACAATTGCAGCCAGAGGGCATTTGCTGGAGAATCACGGGTATTCACATCCGCATCCGGATAAAATCACTGTGGCTGAAAATAAAGAGGAAATCAGCAGGACAGAAACGATTATCTTTGACCTGACCGGTAAGAGAACCGTGTTCTATGCGCCGCCCTACGGTGAAAGAGGCACAAACGGGCTTCGGGCCGCCAGTGATTTAGGCTATGTCACTGTCCTTTGGACATTGGATACCATCGACTGGCGCTCGGACAGCACACCGGCACTGATCACGCAGAGAATACTTGATCCTAAAATACGCTACGGTGTTAAACCCGATCATAAAGGGGCAATCATCCTGATGCATCCCAAAGAAAATTCATCGAAAGCGCTTCCCGCCATCCTGAAAGGACTTCAGGATAACGGGTTCCGTTTTGTTACAATGGAAAAATTGGTTACTTATGAAAAAACAGCGGAGTAA
- a CDS encoding D-alanyl-D-alanine carboxypeptidase family protein, which translates to MVFLFRKIQLIILSLFVYLLTASTPLYAQNAMELTVETAKQYGGKWTLPSVSAHSAVLIDADTGQVLYERDGKKQRPPASTTKIMTAILAIELAGLDEVSTVSERAGGVGESTIYLDKGDKIKISELLEGALLSSGNDACVALAEQTAGSLDEFICLMNQKAVSIGAYQTHFENPNGLPDPEHLSTAYDLALMARYAMNNPVFSDIVGMKYATIQFEYPPKSQQAKNTNKLLWNYVYADGVKTGTTNAAGKCLVASASRDDRRLICAVLNAPDRFGDAARLLEWGFQTTTTLVIGKKGASAAYCELADRRIPMVFSEDVRICLNKDQLVDLKSYAEPNQDRVLPIKAGDRLGYYIVSIGDQQLIKTPLVAAEDVNLPNGLTDRFNIIVNDLLDFFAKKG; encoded by the coding sequence GTGGTATTTTTGTTTAGGAAAATTCAATTAATCATACTCAGCTTGTTCGTCTATCTTCTCACGGCAAGCACTCCTCTCTATGCGCAAAATGCCATGGAATTGACGGTTGAAACGGCAAAGCAGTATGGCGGAAAATGGACGCTGCCGTCCGTAAGCGCCCACTCAGCCGTGCTCATCGATGCTGACACCGGTCAGGTCCTCTATGAGCGCGATGGCAAAAAGCAACGTCCTCCGGCCAGTACGACGAAAATCATGACAGCTATTCTGGCAATTGAACTCGCTGGTCTTGATGAAGTATCCACTGTCAGCGAAAGAGCCGGGGGAGTAGGCGAATCTACGATTTATCTCGATAAAGGGGATAAAATCAAAATCAGCGAACTATTGGAAGGTGCGCTTCTCAGTTCCGGTAATGATGCCTGTGTCGCCCTGGCCGAGCAAACCGCCGGCAGCCTGGATGAATTTATTTGCCTGATGAACCAAAAAGCCGTTTCAATCGGAGCGTATCAGACACACTTCGAAAATCCCAACGGGTTGCCTGACCCGGAACACCTTTCTACGGCCTATGATTTGGCGTTAATGGCGCGCTATGCGATGAATAATCCGGTGTTTTCGGACATCGTGGGCATGAAATACGCCACCATCCAATTTGAATATCCGCCTAAATCGCAACAGGCAAAGAACACCAATAAGCTTCTCTGGAACTATGTGTATGCCGACGGGGTAAAGACCGGAACCACCAATGCGGCCGGAAAGTGCCTCGTGGCTTCGGCCAGCAGGGATGACCGCCGCTTAATTTGTGCTGTCTTAAATGCCCCTGACCGCTTTGGAGACGCAGCACGGTTGCTGGAATGGGGATTTCAGACAACGACAACATTAGTCATAGGTAAGAAAGGTGCCTCAGCGGCATACTGCGAGCTGGCAGACCGGCGCATCCCGATGGTATTCAGCGAGGACGTCAGGATATGCTTAAATAAAGATCAGCTGGTTGATCTGAAAAGCTATGCCGAACCGAATCAGGATAGGGTGCTCCCGATAAAAGCGGGAGATCGCTTGGGGTACTATATTGTCAGCATCGGCGATCAACAACTCATAAAAACACCCCTGGTGGCTGCGGAAGATGTTAATCTCCCCAATGGGCTAACAGACCGGTTTAATATTATTGTTAACGATTTGCTGGATTTCTTTGCTAAGAAAGGATAA
- a CDS encoding M16 family metallopeptidase, whose amino-acid sequence MYRKHVLPNGVRIITEEIDFVRSAAIGIWVGTGSRKETEGYEGISHFIEHMFFKGTQKRTARQLAESLEIVGGQINAFTTKEMTCFYAKVLDEDLPLAIDVLSDMFFNSLFDTQEIEKEKNVVIEEIKMYQDTPDELIHDLFSQYAWNNDPLGKPILGIEETIRGLTREKILHYIETQYTPDQIVIAVAGKINHDDIVRQLSMFGDFNRKKTDGMAENPQGSTFRKTVGKDTEQMHLIIGVPGLGQDDEDMYPLHIINNILGGGLSSRLFQEIREQRGLAYSVYSYHSTYVDTGLFAVYAGTSPENTDQVIKCVLDELNTLKNDGLTEEELKNAKAQIKGNLYLGLESVSSRMSRLGKTELCFGEYKTPEEAVEKLEKVTVADVKRVMERLWQKEKVSILTLGQKDYHSDFEQIMKEAF is encoded by the coding sequence ATGTACCGTAAACATGTACTGCCTAATGGGGTAAGAATAATTACTGAAGAAATCGATTTTGTCCGATCTGCCGCCATTGGTATATGGGTGGGCACAGGTTCCCGTAAGGAAACGGAAGGATATGAAGGCATTTCTCATTTTATTGAGCACATGTTTTTCAAAGGCACCCAAAAGCGCACTGCCCGGCAGTTGGCCGAGTCGCTGGAAATTGTCGGCGGACAGATCAATGCCTTTACTACAAAAGAAATGACTTGTTTTTACGCCAAAGTTCTCGATGAAGATTTGCCGTTGGCTATTGATGTATTGAGCGATATGTTCTTCAATTCCCTGTTTGACACCCAGGAAATCGAAAAAGAAAAAAATGTTGTTATCGAAGAAATAAAAATGTACCAGGATACCCCGGATGAACTGATCCATGATTTATTTTCCCAGTATGCCTGGAATAACGACCCGCTGGGCAAACCCATCCTCGGCATCGAAGAGACCATCCGAGGATTAACACGGGAGAAGATCCTGCATTACATTGAAACGCAGTATACGCCAGACCAAATCGTCATTGCTGTTGCCGGGAAGATCAACCATGACGATATCGTTCGTCAGCTGTCCATGTTCGGGGATTTTAACAGGAAGAAAACGGATGGGATGGCAGAGAATCCACAAGGATCGACTTTCCGGAAAACAGTCGGCAAAGATACTGAGCAGATGCACCTGATCATCGGCGTACCGGGCTTAGGTCAGGATGACGAGGATATGTATCCCTTGCATATTATCAATAATATTTTGGGTGGCGGTTTAAGCTCCCGATTATTTCAGGAGATACGTGAACAGCGCGGGTTAGCCTATTCTGTCTATTCCTATCATTCCACCTACGTCGACACGGGGCTGTTTGCAGTCTATGCCGGAACCAGCCCGGAAAATACAGACCAAGTCATCAAATGCGTTTTGGACGAATTAAATACGCTGAAGAATGACGGCCTTACCGAAGAGGAATTAAAGAATGCCAAGGCTCAAATCAAGGGTAACCTTTATCTTGGCTTGGAATCCGTCAGCAGCCGGATGAGCCGTCTCGGGAAAACGGAACTGTGTTTCGGCGAATACAAGACACCGGAAGAAGCCGTAGAGAAGCTGGAAAAAGTGACGGTCGCCGATGTGAAGCGCGTCATGGAACGCCTGTGGCAGAAGGAAAAGGTCAGCATATTGACGTTGGGGCAAAAGGATTATCATTCTGACTTTGAGCAGATCATGAAAGAGGCATTTTAA
- the dut gene encoding dUTP diphosphatase — MNDVLIGVRIKKTQPQAQIPVYATAGAAGADIYACLQEDMIIAPGERVGVPTGIAIELPDAQVVALVFARSGLASKQGLALSNGVGVIDSDFRGEIKVLMINLGNAAVTVRHGDRIAQIAFMPVRQAAFIEAQELAETQRGEGGFGSTGK; from the coding sequence ATGAACGATGTTCTAATCGGAGTAAGAATCAAGAAAACACAGCCTCAGGCGCAGATACCTGTTTATGCCACAGCCGGAGCCGCCGGGGCGGACATCTATGCCTGTCTGCAGGAGGATATGATTATTGCCCCCGGAGAACGGGTTGGTGTTCCTACGGGAATTGCGATTGAGCTGCCTGATGCGCAGGTGGTTGCCCTGGTGTTTGCCCGCAGCGGCTTAGCCAGTAAGCAAGGCTTAGCCTTAAGTAACGGCGTCGGTGTCATTGACTCCGATTTTCGCGGCGAAATCAAAGTGCTGATGATCAATTTGGGTAACGCGGCGGTCACAGTCCGCCACGGCGACCGTATCGCTCAAATAGCCTTTATGCCGGTGCGGCAGGCGGCCTTTATCGAGGCACAGGAACTTGCGGAGACCCAACGCGGCGAGGGCGGTTTCGGGTCGACGGGAAAATGA
- a CDS encoding type II toxin-antitoxin system VapC family toxin, producing MPFDDEAAAEYGKICASLRRQGTPIGAMDMLIAAHAKAKGLIIVTNNVLEFERVEGLGLGNWVSA from the coding sequence TTGCCATTTGATGATGAAGCGGCTGCAGAATACGGAAAAATTTGCGCATCATTACGCCGTCAAGGAACTCCGATTGGTGCTATGGATATGCTAATCGCGGCACATGCGAAGGCTAAAGGCCTTATTATTGTAACGAATAATGTCCTTGAATTCGAGCGCGTTGAAGGCCTCGGACTCGGAAATTGGGTTAGTGCATAA
- a CDS encoding ArsR/SmtB family transcription factor, with the protein MNTIEDIFKALADETRLRIINLLYEKELCVCDIYEALHITQTKASRHLQYLKHAELVDDRKHAQWIYYSLRKDKSLPFIDNLIVNNLRNSEKFLNDLENLKEWLKRKTIDC; encoded by the coding sequence ATGAACACAATTGAAGATATCTTCAAAGCCTTAGCGGATGAAACCCGATTGCGGATTATTAACTTACTTTATGAAAAGGAGCTTTGCGTTTGTGATATTTATGAAGCCTTACACATAACGCAGACGAAAGCCTCAAGGCATCTGCAGTATTTAAAACATGCGGAACTCGTTGACGATAGAAAGCATGCGCAATGGATCTATTATTCATTAAGAAAGGATAAGTCACTTCCATTTATTGATAATCTAATCGTGAATAACTTGAGAAATTCCGAAAAATTTCTAAACGATTTGGAAAACCTAAAGGAATGGCTTAAACGAAAAACTATTGATTGTTAA